In Amia ocellicauda isolate fAmiCal2 chromosome 3, fAmiCal2.hap1, whole genome shotgun sequence, the DNA window ataatttacagTTTATTCTTGACACGTTTGACTAAGGTTTTCCAGAATCCCCCCATTCTAAGAGTGCTGGCGGTCCTCCTGACATTCCAACTGTCATCACAGTCTCTGGGGTGGAGAGGCGTCTGTCTCTTCGGAGGAACCTTCCACACACACTGTAGGGTTGGTTCcacaacatttcatttcacGGGCTCATACCACATTCAAGTCGCATCTAGGCATGCCATGACAACACGGAGCCCCGGGGGCTgctcatattttttaattgttatttttattacactAGACTTTCCCAGAAGTCATTAAAATGAAGCACAGACCATCAACCAAACCTGCATATATCAGGGGTGAGGAGGGCGATCACTCCAGGGTGGAGTCAGTTTGGTCCGTTTTGAAAAGCCCAGGCTGCGCTGTTATGACCTgttatctgtttgtttgttttgggttttggtttattttgtattaaaaaataaacacacatcaGAGAAAGTGAACACAGGGGCCACACCCTGCGAATTTCAATTTCAACAGGTTTACAACAGTCTGATAATTTATAGCTCTTCATTCCCTACCTGACCGCAGCATTCCAGCATGGGGACCAGCCCAGAAGCGATGCCAGAAAAGTGACAACAGACTGAATTCCAAATAAGAGCAATCAATTACTGGTTATCAGACATCTTAGTAAACAACTTAATTTGACTGACTTGGTacagatttatgtatttattttcccctccGTCATGAACATGCAGAAGATGAACGATAAAGAGCTCCATTGTTTGTTCCCCTCAGTCTCCCTGACAAGTAACAGCTCCCATTCACTTACATACACATTTCACATTATagatacatatacagtactgtacaaaagttttaggcaggtgtgaaaaaatgctgtaaagtaagaatgctttcaaaaatagacgttaatagattatattatcaatgaactaaatgcaaagtgagtgaacagaagaaaaatctacatcacaTTTGGTGTgcccaccctttgccttcaaaacagcatcaattcttctaggtacacttgcacacagtttttgaaggaactcggctggtaggttggcccaaacatcttggagcattgaggagaccattcattctgaccaaatccccagctccatttgcagaaatgaagccccaaacttgcaaggaacctccaccaagCTTCACtcttgcctgcagacactcattcgtgtaccgctctccagcccttcggcgaacaaactgccttttgctacagccagatatattgatttgatgcagatttttcttctgttcactcactttgcatttagttaattgataaatataatctattaacatgtctatttttgaaaacattcttactttacagcatttttcaaacctgcctaaaacttttgcacagtactgtatattcctAGGTAAGGGTGTCAGCTgagaaattaatataataatatgcatCTATATTCCCCTGTACTTCTGATAATCATGCCCACCCAACTGCCCACAGAATGTATGTAAATATTGTACTGTTCGTTGAATTTGATTTCAGTTCACTTTTAGACCAACTGTGTTCATTGTGGTTGTTGTATGTTTAACATTTACTttactgtaatgtttttttgtttgtctggaTATACACGTACTGCCAAACTGAGGGGGCACTGGGGCCTGTCGGAGCCGACTGCCTACctgccctcctccctctccagcAGGTGGCGGTATGTTGCGATCTCGTGCTCCAGACGCACTTTGGTGTTGAGGAGCTCCTCGTGCCGGTGGCGCTGGCTATCGACGCCCTGCCGCACGTGGCTCAGCTCCACCTCCAGCCCCCTTATCACCTGCGCCAGCTCCTGGAGCTGGGAGTGGTACTGCAGCTGCGTGTCCTGCAGGGAGCTCTCCAGGCCCTTCTCCTGCAAGCACAGCAAGCAGCACGCAACACAAAAGCATGGGCAGCAGGTCAGTGTCATAGGGGCATGGAGCTCAGAGTTGTAGGGTTCAGGAGGGCAGTGTTACAATTGGAAGAAAGGGGAGGGGTGTCAGTGTTTAAAGAATGGTGTACAGTGTGCAGTTTtgcagtgtatgtgtgtcatggtAAGTGTGCAGCATTCGCGGTTCATGTCTCGGTGTGTCATCGTGTGCAGTGATGCAACGTGAATATAATCCTTGCAgcatgtgagtgtgtgcagTTTGTGCAGTGCTCAGGGTCTCTCCTCACCAGTGCGTGCAGGGATTCAATTTCCACCTGCAGGCTCTGCCATTGCCGCCTGGCCTCACTGAGTTCAGCCCTGGCTGCCTGCAGGGCCTCATCCTCCTGCCTCAGCCGCTCGCAGGCCGCTGCCTCCTCCAgctgcagacacagacacagggccggtcagtcacacacacacagggctggtcagtcacacactcacacacacacacacacacacacacagggctggtcagtcacacacacacacacacacacacacacacacacacacacacacacacacaaggctggtcagtcacacacacacacacatgtttgtttttctatcctTGTGGGGACTTTCCATAGACATACTTTATACTGTACAAACTATAGATTCtatcccctaaccctaaccctaaccgtagacacacacacgcacacacaaacacatagtgctggtcagtcacacacacacacacacacacacacacacacacagggctggtcagtcacacacacacacacgcagtgctggtcagtcacacacacatacacgcagtGCTGGTCAGTCACAGGTTTGCTGTGGTTTTGTACTATGTTTGTAAGGGCAAAGGTCAGAGCCAAATGGACCCAAAGCCTgacttttctgcatttttttctggTACACCTGATTGTGTGTATATCCTGATTTTATAAGTCAAAATTTGCAAAaccaatataaaaaataacaaatggaCTATAGCTCTATTTCAGTCTGTCAGATCTAGTTTTTAAAGAGACCGGGTCCCTAAACTATAATTTATAAACTGTGATGACATGATCTAACAAAAATAGCACCTGGACACTGGTCTCTGACTGTAGGCTTGTAGCAAACACTTCTCTTGCACCTGATATTCCCGATGTATAGAGAACAGTTATATAAACAGTTTGTTCCAACGTTCGCTCCTGCAGGGCTCTCACAACCTGCTACAGACACGtatgtccgtctgtgtgtgtgaagaaggACACTGACTAACGGACTGCCTGGACTTTTTCTGCAGAACACATCATCGTGACAAGACTGCGCCACCTTACAATTACGAATtctacacacaaaaaacagacaGGCAAGCAGCAAATTCCTCATGCAAAATTGGCACACTCCAGGTCAAATCACAGACATCGCCTGGTCTGAGCTAATCTATAACCACATGCATGACAGCTATGCCAAGTGCAGAggtaaaggagagagagagggagcgagggggagtgagagagagatagagagaaataCAGGAAGGTAAACAATGACGTTAGTCACAGATCGGTTCTGTCGGGCTGACAAGAGGAGCCAGCTCACTCTCTGCCCTCACCCCGCAGCATGTTTCCTGCTGAGAGCCCAGCACACTATTCTCTGCAGCTCCCTCAGCCCCTCCGCAGTGTCCAGGGGGtgggggcagggcagggcagggtaGGGTAAGGGTAGGGTGTGAACCTGGCGCGGCTGGCTCAGGGTTTACCTGTGTGAATGGGCCTCCTGGCCTCCCTGCTGTAGAGGTATCTCTGCTGGGTTCACTGCTGCTGGCGATGAGCTGGTCGTAGTGCGTCCTGATCTCATCGAGGAGCTGGGAGAGCTCCATCCCACTGCCATCCTCCCCCTTCACCACTAACAGCACAGCATCACACACCGGCGCAGCTGATTGCTGCTGCAGAGCCAGCACTGCCTGcaatgagggagagagaaagcgcgagagaaagcgagagagagagggagggagggagagagaaagaggatggTTGTCGGGGGAGAGTGGAAATGAGAAAGAGgcaggggagagagaaggagagagagagagtagaggGGGATTGAGTTAGTTAGTGAGTGAGAAGTGTTAGAAGGGGTGATACAGGAAGACAATTGGCCTACTGATGGAGTGAAATGAggtagagcgagagagagagagagaaatagagttATTCAGCAAGTAatggggacacagagagagagagagagaaagagagagtccAGGTCCTGGCTATACAGAGCAGCCAGAAGTGACAGAGCAGTTCTCATACAGGCACACTCCCTAGAGAGGACGTGAGGCTGCATTAAAGGAACTGCCCCAGTGATCTCATTACAGATTGTGACCGTGCCGTAAGGCAGAGAAATGATCAGCCAGCCCACGGAGAGGTGCCATGCGTGACACAGCCGCCGTTTCCTGGGGAACATGGCCACATGCCGTACTGTTCCCCCAGCACACCCCTGCGGACAGCACTCCACTCTGTCTTTCTGAAGGACAGTGGTGCACTTATAAAGTAAAGACAAGCACAGGACTGAGTGATGTGACCTTACGAGGGCACATCCCTCAGCAGCATTTCCCCCTGCTTCTCATTTACTTTTCCCGTCTCTCTTTCACAGGAGTTTCATCAGGAGCAGGATATTGTGGAATGTCATGTTTATTTGGCAATTAATTCCATGCAGGATCACACTGCAGTTCAGTGCAAAATGCTGTGAAGAAGGACATCCACCAAATAATAATTAGAATGATAccaatgcacagacacagacacagacactttagacacacacacagtaacacactgacactgcacaaacatacacacatacttatgctgcacacacacacctgccgaTGACTCTCCTGCAGGTGCTGTAGCTCGGCCACTCCTCTCTGCATCTCCTCGGCCAGCTCCGCCCCCACTTGCTCCGCCCCCTGCCGTGCCTCCTTCAGCATAGTTGCTCTCTGCTGAAGCCGTCTGCTCTGCGCAGCCTCCGCTGCACATCTGGATCACATGATACACAGCTAAGTGACCCCCTCTGTCCTGCATCACCAGTCTAACAGCCCCCCTTATACTGCACCAGCACTTGCACTCGTTCTGGGACACACACCCTTCTTGGTCCCACTGAAAGAGCCCACTCCACACCTTCCtcatgaaagagagagagagtgagagagatagagaaaggCTGTGTCCTGAAGTCAGCTCGGCAGACtcatgttttgtaaggtgttccCTTCATCTGGGAATTATGTCATCACTTGCATCatgttgcacacacacactcacactctcacccATTTCTGCATGCAGGAAAACGTAAACACTGTCAAGTAAATAAATCGGcccaatcaaatcaatataatgcTCTATAATGACACCACTGCACTGGGACACAGAGCAGCCTCTTTGTGTATTTCACAATACAACCTCAACCATCTCTGCAGTCATCTAAGAGTGTGGTCAGCTCATTTCGCAACCTTTTCCCTCAGTTGAAAAGCTTTAATTAACTTAAGTGCTCAGGGTGACGCTATAAAAAGACTGTCTGAGCAGGCGTACACAGACAACAATGGGCTGGAATTCCTCAAGGTCATCCTGGTAACGGACAGTCTTGGGAGCAAAATTCAAGCACAGCCTGGATGTGTGCCTCTGCTCAAACACAACAGATAACTGTATATTTCAGGAGAATCTTTCGTATTATGAGATAAGCACCAAAATTGGCATGAATACCCTTCTGGGACTACTTTTTACAAAAATCCTGTTAGCAACTTGAAAATTTAAAATGGCGGCCATTTTTTCTAGATGATCACCTTtctcaatacaaaaatacattttttgcctTAAAATTTGACAGAGTAGTCTGAATGACCTTTGCATCGAATCATGTGTTTTAGATCCTGCAGAAGCTGAATTTGCAACCCTAAAATTGTTTAGAAGCTTCCtcccaccatttacagtatgttTACTGACAAAATATGTTGTTTACTAATGACAATCTTGCATGTGTGTAGTAGTGTCGCATGAGTTGTAGAGTGTAGTAGAAGAGGTAGTACTTTTGTTTCAGAAGTTAGCCACATCCTCTGGATGGACTACTGGCACTAGTCCTCACTACTTAGCCAAGTAGTTGCCAGTGCACAACAATGGCCACACCCCAGTAAACCGTGTTGGCTCACAGGCTAAAGTAGCTGAGGGTAGCTGGTCCTGAAGTCAGTCAACTGGTGGATCAGTATGAGGCATAATTAGAAGTCAAATATGCAAATTAACATATCAGGCATAATGAGCAAACAGAACTTACTCAAAGAGTATTCTTTGAGAAAATAGACAGGCTGTACAAGGTCATGAAGGATATGGGCAATCTACTTGCTTTGGACACAAAGAACATTGGCCACCCCTGTGCTGCTGAAATGGTTGCCACGCACTTTGAAAAGGGCAGAATCCACTTCCAGGAATTCATGAAAGGGTTAGAAAGTGAAATGGAGTGTACTTTCTATGAACCAATCAAGAATAACCAAATTGACTTCTTTCGACAAGAACCATCTGCTGTTGATCAAAAGCAAAAGGTACTGAAGGAGGATTGTTGCCTCTTCTCCATGCTCTTCATCTCCTGCCAGTCCAGAGACTGTGACCCACAGGAGTTCTTTCTGCATGAGAATTAGTGTTTCCCTGCTGCACCAGGTGACAGTGGAAAACTCCAAACTTGTCAGAAGTCCCAGCTTGCTGCAATTCTAGAGGCTTATGTTGCAATTCTAGACACAGAACCAGAGGCTGATGTCATCATTGTTGATGGTTCAACTTTGGTGAACGCTCTGCCTCCACGAACCTCAAGGACGTTTGAAGAATATCCAGCACAATACATGCTCCTCTCAGTATAAGTATATTCTTCCAAGTACAAGAGGACAGGCATTGTGTTGATGTCTATCTGACAGCAAGTCTGAAAGCTGAAACAAGATCAAAGGGAGGTGTGGGAGGTAGACACAGAATGACAGACAAACGGGAAATTCCCCCAAACTGACAGAACGTATTgagagacaacaacaacaagatgtGTGCACTTACCATTACCCACTGAAgtaaaaacagcagagtccctaacctccttctggcgatttactcaagacgcatctgttcagactctacttgtaatttagtaatttattctcctgtaagattgcacttatacaacgttttgtcatactcctgcctttgcattacttgcacttatattgtttattttgatatcccctatgctccctttcccttagctcttaacatTGACTTAACATATTGTCTGCACTTgtcagctttttcattctaggatgtaagaccttatatattgtttactgtatatctcgtatacacttgtgtaaattgtaaatttgtaaaatgtattatgccttgaattgctttgtattattgcactttgtattgtgcttatattttgtaagttgacCTGGACAAGGTCATCTgctaatacataataataataataataataataataataataataataataataataataatgactccTGTAACCATGAAGAAGCAGACACATCTTCCTGCACACAGAATGTGCTGTATCAGAGAGTAACAAAGTACTCATGATCAAAAACAGTGACACAGATGTTCTCGTCATAGCTGTCAGTGTTCTCCCGGCCCTGCAGGACTTTGGTCTAGAGAAGCTGTGGATTACTTTTTGTCAAGGACAGAACCAGAGATGAATTCCCATACATGACCTAAATTCCTCAGTTGTACCAGAGAAGACCAAAGGGATTCTCTTCTCCCATGCATTCACTGGTTGTGATGTTGTTTCAGCCTTTTGTGGGAAAAGGAAAGTCTGCATGGCAAACCCGGGATGTATGCCCTGAGGCCTATTAAACTCAGTCAGTATCCACCAGCAGTTGAAGATGAAGACATGAAAGTTCTGGAGAAGTTTGTCATCACAATGTATGACAGGTCAAGTTCAGTTGGAGCAATTGATGATGCAAGGCTGGACATGTTTGCTCGAAAGCAGAGGCCTTACAAAGCCATTCTTCAAACTCGTGCAGCTCTCATCCAGCATACCAAGTGTGCCACATACCAGGCAGGCTGCATATGGGACCAGGCAACAGCGTGCCAGACCAAAACCGAAAGTCCTGCTAACTGGGGATGCATGGTCCTAAACATATGATTCAACACCAAAATCATTCAGATTGGACCACTGTGTTAGATTTTGTggtgaaaatgttatttttgtacATCAAAGGTGTAAAAGATGGGCACCATTTTGAATTTTCAAGTGGCTAACGGATTTTACGAAAAAGTAGTCCCATAGGAATGTCCATGCAAATTATGGTGCTTGTCTCactatttgaaagattttgctaGGCTATCTGTGACATCATAAGAGAATTGGAAAAGAATGAGGGAAGCGGGGTGGAAGAGTCACCAGACAGACCTCGCTTGGAGATGGGTTGCCTCTGCGTGTGTGTTGTCGTACTGCAGGGCCAGAAAGGCGTTCTCTATTAGCAGCGTCCGGACCTGCAGGAGAAACAGCTTGGTCATCACTGCACTCCCGCCACCGATCAGTAAGTCAAGCCCCGTCGCCCTGTGTTACTATCCAATACACGTGTACACGATGATGGCAACGCCCAGCTTCctgtccttttgtttttgtgtctcCCATGACCTAATGTCCCACAATTCCCCCACGTCTGTTCATATTGTGAGTAAGCAGATTGAATttcaagcaaacaaaacaactgcaaTCACAAGTTACTAAGAAAACTGAACACTGACAGCATGGAGAGCAAGAGACTGTAGCTGTGGCTGTCAGTATGGTGGCCTACATCTGACTGTATCTGTGCCGCTCTCCAAAAAAAATACCATGCCATTCTCATGCTTTTTAGTGAACGCTCTGCTTTCCCTATAACGTTAaacaaaaatgatttattttcacaacaCAACAGGGGTATTTTCTTCCTGTAATATAATCTGCcactgccccccctcccctacGCCCCTACCACCTCcctctttaaaatgtatttatatcgCTTTTTTGTTCACCTCATCAAACTTGTTCGCTGACGTCAACAATGCTGCGGAGAAATCGaccataaacaaaaaaaatccaaattGGGCTGAATGGAAACGGAGAAGCAGGCAACTCTGTGCGAAGCCCACGAATCGACCCGGCCCCCACTCCCTGTTCTCATGGGCGGAATATCATGACGGCAATTTTTTTTAAGAGATGTTAAAATGGTTAAAACGGTAAAAATgcagtttagttttttgttcaaatcttttcttttttgtttgattaaaaatgttaatataacCAATTTGACAACAAAGTACAAGAGGTGAAAAGAGAGTGAGCCCTACTCCAGCCCTGAGCTGCTCCAGGTCCCTTTCCTGCTGGCTCCAGTCCCCCTGGCATGGTGCGTTCCTCTGCAGACAGTCTTGGATCTGCCTCTCCAGCCATTCGTTGGCGCCCTCCAGCCTCTGCACCTGCCCCAGGAACCCCGCCAGCCGGCTGTTCAGGTCCCTCATGGTCTCCTGGGGTCCCGGAGCCGGAGCCTCCCTCGTGTTTTTCAGCATCTCCATCAGGTAGGGCTGCAGGGTGCAGACATGGGCACAGACACATAGTGATGCACAGAGAAGGACCCAGTGGGGGACCCAGAGAGGGACCCAGAGAAGGACCTACAGAAGGACacagagagggacacagagagagacacagaggacacagagagggacacagagagggacACAGCCACAGAATCACAGATAGGGAAAAGTACAGGGAGAGAAATAGGCAGACAGAATCACAGAGACACCATTTTTTGAAGCAAAAATACCAAGGACATCAGGACTGCACAGCGGCCTTCTTCAAAGTTCAACCCTCTCCCTGCTCtggtatgtctctctctctctctctcacacacaaacatattaaTATCCTGCAACCTGGCTGAGTTTGCATAACTGTTGGGAGAAAGGGTGGGGACCTGCAATGTCAATAATAGTGTGTACAGTGTCCTCCGAGCCACACCATTGCACAAcatcacagagagagagcaccTAACCAGGCAGCCAGGGTTAAACCTGCATGATGAAGAGGCAGACTCCTACAGGACCAAGCACAGCCGTGACTGTCTGCTCTCTGTGCTTTATTTCAGTggtatttgaaaaaataattaaaaatgacaaGAAAAAGATTATATGCAATGTATGCTTCTGGGTATCTTAAAAGCACTTCAAAATGAAAGCGCTGTACATATAGACATGCCACTTATTTTAAAACCTTAATCCCATAATTGACATTTTCAGCTGAATAGCTCTGTAACTAACTAAAAGGTCATTTACAggtggtgtgtgagtgtgtgtatgtgtgtgcgtgtgtgtgcgtgtgtgtgtgcgtgtttgtgtctACATACCCTCAGTGCAGCCCCAGGTCCGTCCCTCTGCAGTTCAGAGTAGAggtggtggtggggtggggagCATCGCAGGTGTCTCCACAGCCCGAGCCTCTGAAGCAGGTTCCTCCGTTACAGGATAGTACCcctgaaacaagaagagagGCGCGGTATCGGTACCACCGGGGAGAAGAGGAAAGAGGAAAGCCAGAAGCCTGTGTCTGCTGCCCGCTGTGCGCTGAAAACAGGGGCTGCCACAGTCCCGCTTTGGCAGGGCCACCCTGGTGTTGACACATCAGTCAGCAGAGCTCGCAGTGGCCATTGTGCTGCATGATCCCGGATTACTGAGCTGTTTTCAAATGCGCTGTGTCCAGTCAGAGCGTGAGGAAGCCAAAGTCCAGAACCTCACATCATCACAGCTgctgttgagtgtgtgtgtgtgactgtgtgtgtgtgtgtgagtttctaaagagagtgtgtgtgtgtgtgtgtgtgtgtgcatgtgcgtgtgtgtgtgtgtatgtgtatgtgtgtgtgtgtgcgtgtgcgtgtgtgtgtgtgtgtgtaagtgtgactgtgtgtgagggggggcgtgtttgtttttctgatatTATTAGCTTTTTTTCTTGGCAAAGGAGTCTGACCTAAAAACAACTTTGGCTGTGTTTTCTCTGTGTTTCAATAGAAAACGCTCACACATGGCGAGCactacagagagacagacagacagagagagagagagagaagacagatagacagacaccaTATCAACAATGTCATGGCACATTATGAGTTACAATGACCTTTTAGGCTTGAGTTCCAAGCCTGGAACGAAGCAAATGTTAATCATTGaggattttaatttgaaaacatttcagCTTCAGGGCACTGTGAGACGGAGTTGAGCTCACTGAGGTGCAGTTAAATAttcattgtatttcacactgtGCATAAACCGGCCCTGGATTCCTGACGTTTCAGTCAGTCGGGTCTTCTGCAACTCTCTGGTATTTGCAAGAGCAAAAAAATAGCAACGCAGAAAGCCACGTGGCCGGAGAGGGACAGAAGCTGACAGAGCGGTGAGAAGCTTCCAGCcctgtgagtgagagagaaagagagagagagagggcactcacacacagaaaacacacacacacacacacacacaacacacacacacatacagactcacaccaaacaaacactcacaaacacactctctctctttctctctctctctctctctctctctcacacacacacacagacaccatgTGCCTAAAGACAGCTCCATTGTTTGTAAAAATAATTCCTGCCTGATACTGTCAATGGGGCGAATCAAACAATGGATATTTACAAGGCTAACAACCAACAGCCTGAAGCTGTCGGCTTTAATTATGTAAGACCATACAGAAttcacaacagcaacagcaacacatGTAGCACAGTGCCGAGCCAGTCCTGCTTCTAGCCTCTCTGATTAAACCCTGCCAGAGCTGTCACTGTGCAGGCCACTCCGAAGCACTGTCCTCCGTCACTACTttatgaattatgaattgtgAGCAATGGCCAAGAGCATTTTagcattaaatacattatgaaGGAAAGAGTGAAagatagaaagaaaaagattaaaaagaaaaaaagaaaaaaaaagaaaaaagaaaagtaactgGCAACTGTACcattacaaattacataattgaTTTAAATCTCTCTAGGGATTAAAAGATAAAGCTGGAGCCGCTCGGGAGCAATGTTGCAAGGGTTCACACTGAGAGCAGATGCTGCTCCACCAGGAGGAACAGTCCTATGAGACAGAAAGCAACTGGTGCTCCCTTGGGGGGGTCGGGATGACTGTGCTACTGACCATACTGCACAGCCTACATTACACCCTTGATTGTATAATAAATCGAGCACctatatagacagacagatgacagaatgaaataaagaaaaagagagaataagaaatataataaaaagtaaaagaatAAGACAGACCAGAGATgtggtcaaatgcattgacctgTACGTTCCACGTTACAGACAGCGGGGAGAATGCAGTACTGCGCTGCAgtccacacactcacactgccaCGGCAAACTCTCCCCCAAGACTACGGGACGTCAGTGAGCGAACGCCACAGCCCCCCAGGTGCATGTGGTGACAATGTTGGTTTAAAGCAGGCTGAGTTTTGGGTAATGACTGCCTGGATTTCACAGGCATGCAAGTTAAGATTTAAGTCGGATCTGGTGAGATGAAgacatttatctatttatttatttttaatttttaatttattttgttttattttttactttaacagttagtaaaaaaaaaaggagatatAGGAGACCAGTTGGGATGTATCATTCATGTCgaagcataataaaataaaataaaaaaacgaacataaacacacataaataaataaaaataataatacaaagacaTTGGAATATGAAgcagtttacacacacacacacacacacacacacacacacacacaagaaaaaagcACCCAAACGATCTGCTTGTGTGTGATGTCAGCACTCCAACACCGGAGGGGAGTGTTGGTACAGTGGACCTGAGAGCAGCTGTCCAAAGAAACATTCAAAGATGTAGA includes these proteins:
- the krt222 gene encoding keratin-like protein KRT222 isoform X1, whose protein sequence is MSLPYLMEMLKNTREAPAPGPQETMRDLNSRLAGFLGQVQRLEGANEWLERQIQDCLQRNAPCQGDWSQQERDLEQLRAGVRTLLIENAFLALQYDNTHAEATHLQARCAAEAAQSRRLQQRATMLKEARQGAEQVGAELAEEMQRGVAELQHLQESHRQAVLALQQQSAAPVCDAVLLVVKGEDGSGMELSQLLDEIRTHYDQLIASSSEPSRDTSTAGRPGGPFTQLEEAAACERLRQEDEALQAARAELSEARRQWQSLQVEIESLHALEKGLESSLQDTQLQYHSQLQELAQVIRGLEVELSHVRQGVDSQRHRHEELLNTKVRLEHEIATYRHLLEREEGRLQGPNSPRKAAVAVPSRAREQEPEQQPGQETEREREQQRQQEPERQQEPERQQQWQPEPEPEPQREPVPEREQEPQRDWNRDQEQEQETEGDGAQDRDTQRENERQRSAPARTVDAAPPQPVVNHASPESTVPPPLAPLQRRKSLVILSEAECSPEKKIATVTKQEILRGNVVRESAEARGTVETEKVDEVIKEWEGSFFKGNPKLRKKSVSLRFDLHLAAADEGCAQTGQDSLPDVEVCLVMKRSRSIPTITQ
- the krt222 gene encoding keratin-like protein KRT222 isoform X2, with protein sequence MEMLKNTREAPAPGPQETMRDLNSRLAGFLGQVQRLEGANEWLERQIQDCLQRNAPCQGDWSQQERDLEQLRAGVRTLLIENAFLALQYDNTHAEATHLQARCAAEAAQSRRLQQRATMLKEARQGAEQVGAELAEEMQRGVAELQHLQESHRQAVLALQQQSAAPVCDAVLLVVKGEDGSGMELSQLLDEIRTHYDQLIASSSEPSRDTSTAGRPGGPFTQLEEAAACERLRQEDEALQAARAELSEARRQWQSLQVEIESLHALEKGLESSLQDTQLQYHSQLQELAQVIRGLEVELSHVRQGVDSQRHRHEELLNTKVRLEHEIATYRHLLEREEGRLQGPNSPRKAAVAVPSRAREQEPEQQPGQETEREREQQRQQEPERQQEPERQQQWQPEPEPEPQREPVPEREQEPQRDWNRDQEQEQETEGDGAQDRDTQRENERQRSAPARTVDAAPPQPVVNHASPESTVPPPLAPLQRRKSLVILSEAECSPEKKIATVTKQEILRGNVVRESAEARGTVETEKVDEVIKEWEGSFFKGNPKLRKKSVSLRFDLHLAAADEGCAQTGQDSLPDVEVCLVMKRSRSIPTITQ